The genomic DNA TAGCAGCTATTCAAGCGTCACTGTCTGTTCTCATGAAGGTGTTTCTTGCTTTAATTGATTCcatatataaaacatacaatTGAATGTGAGCCTTTTCTATGGATGTCCAGTTTGTGATCGTCTTTGTCCTCTGGTGTGTGTCCGCAGTCAGTGACATGTCTCTGGCTCAGAGGGTTTTACTGACCTGGGTGTTCACCCTGGTCTTCCTCATCATGCTCGTGCTCAAACTGGATGGGAAGGTAAGAAGTTGTTTTAATTCTCCTATCAGACACCAGTTTGATGAAAACCATCATAAATCGGTCCCTGAAACAGGCCTGATTTGTTTCCAtgatcaatgaaaatgttgaaagacaCCCTGTCTCGCATTGTAAAAGACAGTAACAGTAAAAGACAGTGGGGAAAATAAATGTCTGGATCTATCCCCTGATCCAGGTCTGCAACAAAATCTCATGGGTGCTACCCTGACTCATACTGCATCCTGCCACCAAGTATTATGGTAATCCCTCCAGCAGCTTTGGCATAATcctaataaacaaacacaattatttgttttaaatcaagtgATCTGATTTACAGCCACACCAAAATTAGATCGGTCCTctcttgggtcatgccccaccccatCACAGAAGTTCATGGAAATTGaatcagtagtttttgcgtaatcctgctaactaacaaacaaacaccagtgaAGATAGAAGCTCCTTGGTGGAGAAAATTATCAATTCAAATTGAAAGAATTTGTGGATAAAAGCATTTACTATGTGACATCTTCACCTATTCCTCCCCCAGGTGCAGTGGAACTggttcctcatcttcctccctgTCTGGGTCTTCGATGGCATCCTCATCCTCATGCTTGCCATCAAGATGGCAGGCCGCTGCAAGCCTGGGTACGATCCCCGCAACGGCTCCCCGGACCTGCGGCTGCGCGCCTGGTACCTGACGGCCATGCTGCTCAAGCTGGGATTCTG from Paralichthys olivaceus isolate ysfri-2021 chromosome 23, ASM2471397v2, whole genome shotgun sequence includes the following:
- the LOC109632844 gene encoding transmembrane protein 60-like, giving the protein MSLAQRVLLTWVFTLVFLIMLVLKLDGKVQWNWFLIFLPVWVFDGILILMLAIKMAGRCKPGYDPRNGSPDLRLRAWYLTAMLLKLGFCLTLCAKLEKLADVKLTFVCIPLWTMLLGALVELGLNIFPERREA